From Rutidosis leptorrhynchoides isolate AG116_Rl617_1_P2 chromosome 3, CSIRO_AGI_Rlap_v1, whole genome shotgun sequence, a single genomic window includes:
- the LOC139897165 gene encoding protein BPS1, chloroplastic-like has protein sequence MSRSEGPHRSFLPIGNPFKMMMHKTSHLPSTVLTAFEKNLAERFRQLKPNNASDVITFSWMKSALGSISETLHDVRNLIVDLELPICSWDIKWVDIYLENSLNLLDFCSAYGTDIVRQRFGYVMLKCALLDLESDNPKKFMQASSSLHEWRQYQSCYDNSKLHECCDVIRKLEETLNLPKIKNIPKAKDLVRAMYGLKVQTMFIFSICVAAFSTSLRTLVDLQVPKQYLWQESFTDLQAVMNGEIKNVYASGEIFPLKELRLVDQNVKKLFPLLHDGLGEITQEVFDGYCTELRDSNEKFLSGLDDIKSEMDRFFKVVVDGRMALLDNFQQQQPRSGMQQQVRM, from the coding sequence ATGAGTCGTTCAGAAGGACCCCACCGATCATTTCTTCCAATTGGGAATCCGTTTAAGATGATGATGCACAAAACCTCTCATCTACCATCAACCGTCCTAACCGCTTTCGAGAAAAATCTAGCCGAAAGGTTTCGCCAACTGAAGCCAAATAACGCTAGTGATGTGATTACCTTTTCATGGATGAAATCCGCATTAGGTTCCATTTCTGAAACTCTTCATGATGTTAGAAACCTAATTGTAGATCTCGAACTCCCGATATGTAGTTGGGATATCAAATGGGTCGATATATACTTAGAAAACAGTTTAAACTTGCTCGATTTTTGCAGTGCTTATGGTACCGATATCGTAAGACAAAGATTCGGTTACGTTATGCTTAAATGCGCGTTACTTGATTTAGAATCCGATAATCCAAAGAAATTCATGCAAGCATCTTCTTCACTTCATGAATGGAGACAATATCAAAGTTGTTATGACAACTCAAAACTACACGAATGTTGTGATGTCATACGTAAGCTTGAGGAAACCCTAAACTTACCAAAAATCAAGAACATACCCAAAGCCAAGGACTTGGTTCGAGCCATGTACGGACTCAAGGTTCAGACCATGTTCATCTTTAGCATATGTGTGGCTGCTTTTTCAACTTCTCTTAGGACTCTTGTAGATTTGCAGGTTCCGAAACAATACTTGTGGCAAGAATCTTTTACTGATTTGCAGGCTGTTATGAACGGTGAAATCAAGAACGTATATGCTTCTGGGGAGATATTTCCATTAAAAGAGCTTCGATTAGTTGATCAAAATGTTAAGAAGTTGTTCCCGTTGCTTCACGATGGCTTGGGTGAGATTACGCAGGAAGTTTTCGATGGTTATTGTACCGAATTAAGGGACAGTAATGAGAAGTTTTTGAGTGGTTTAGATGATATTAAGTCAGAAATGGATCGTTTTTTTAAAGTTGTGGTTGATGGACGAATGGCGTTGTTGGATAATTTTCAACAGCAGCAACCGAGGAGCGGCATGCAGCAGCAGGTTAGAATGTGA